In a single window of the Mugil cephalus isolate CIBA_MC_2020 chromosome 6, CIBA_Mcephalus_1.1, whole genome shotgun sequence genome:
- the il12rb2 gene encoding interleukin-12 receptor subunit beta-2 isoform X1, translating into MATMFQSWSVFLALTLLAVQLGNGEKSCVIWSSAGPVVQRGSTFTVYCTFNCRCKGSMYSDHPPKLQKHREINSTTIDLNVVNITMNRTYSCECDCHPAQDPCGLDISAGYPPDRPRNISCIYKIRKNDSGDVVCTWDKGQDTYLWNTSVLLLRAVSGNHTKLYKEYSKGPGLLSSSLTLSRSVQLISVWVQVRNPLGSVESSITNYTLSNIAMPPAPVLGQVKCSSRVCVVHVEQSVKTQHLEIQYRAEHQTWTTYADAHVQMNSSQAWPISTLEPYKLYHFRARSKFSVGLWSEWSTNISSWTEEEAPAKELDVWFAESTSDFKSMRVYWKEAGISISRGRIIEYKINVSGPNLNITTNTSADVRSYTVPVHFSGSCDVTVWARNSKGLSPPARITTRRTKVHDKLLYLSAEPPQDVQAASGNHSITISWRKPETAPLPAEYVLEWYPEGRKLDELRWVRLGKNESHAVISGIRPFECYEGAVYVLYNESSVSHTTFKGVSTLESVPEVGPLVEEEVDRNKVRITWREVPRGQRMGCITHYTIYLENGSGQPTLYSVPATERMHVINDLPPAVYSVWMSASTARGEGRAGQKVKFFIKQETQLFLLLVCIFVFLVALFLVCLCQSSAVKQRFWELFQCLMLDVVPDPANSKWARECTQEKGKMDLQLQLSNSTVTEEEEEPILVDVEELPKQDTCTPTNASSPQLPPPQTSLSPETTTLLYPVTTYIKSFSHDSDSSDHTQTSLDTNTTVDYISSHGLENTDVEDQEEEEDEFTDSHFLPTHGIFMEPLQFGGKLTLDTVKIDCSDFFQNG; encoded by the exons ATGGCGACAATGTTCCAGTCATGGTCCGTTTTCCTCGCTCTTACTCTGCTGGCTGTGCAACTCGGCAATG GTGAGAAATCCTGTGTCATCTGGTCCAGTGCTGGACCTGTGGTGCAGCGAGGTTCCACTTTCACGGTGTACTGCACCTTCAACTGCAGGTGCAAGGGTTCCATGTACAGCGACCACCCTCCCAAactacagaaacacagagaaattaACTCTACAACTATAGATTTGAATGTGGTGAACATAACCATGAACAGGACGTACAGCTGTGAGTGTGACTGTCATCCTGCACAAGACCCCTGTGGACTGGACATCTCAGCTGGAT ACCCACCAGATCGCCCTCGAAACATTTCGTGCATCTACAAAATCAGAAAGAATGATAGCGGAGATGTGGTCTGCACATGGGACAAAGGACAGGACACTTATCTCTGGAATACTTCGGTGCTACT GCTGAGAGCTGTGTCTGGAAACCACACCAAGTTGTACAAAGAGTACAGTAAGGGACCTGGGTTGCTGTCATCTAGTTTGACTTTGTCCAGATCTGTCCAACTTATCTCAGTGTGGGTTCAAGTCCGAAATCCACTGGGCTCTGTGGAGTCCTCCATCACCAACTACACTCTCAGCAACATTG CGATGCCTCCAGCTCCTGTTCTTGGCCAGGTCAAGTGCTCTTCCCGGGTGTGCGTTGTCCACGTGGAGCAGTCGGTGAAGACTCAGCACCTGGAGATCCAATACAGAGCTGAACATCAGACTTGGACCACTTATGCAGATGCA CATGTGCAAATGAATTCATCCCAGGCTTGGCCCATCTCCACCCTGGAGCCCTACAAGTTGTACCATTTCAGAGCCAGGTCCAAATTCAGTGTTGGCCTGTGGAGTGAGTGGAGCACAAACATTTCCAGTTGGACTGAAGAGGAGG CTCCGGCCAAAGAGCTGGACGTGTGGTTCGCTGAGTCTACGTCCGACTTTAAATCCATGAGAGTTTACTGGAAG GAGGCGGGCATTTCGATCTCTAGAGGGAGGATCATAGAGTATAAAATCAACGTCTCCGGTCCAAACCTGAACATCACCACCAACACTAGTGCTGATGTCAGGAGTTATACAGTCCCCGTCCACTTCTCTGGCAGCTGTGACGTGACAGTGTGGGCCCGCAACTCCAAAGGCCTTTCCCCTCCTGCCAGGATAACAACCCGTCGCacaaaag TACATGACAAGCTTCTGTATCTGTCAGCCGAACCCCCACAGGATGTGCAAGCAGCGTCAGGCAACCACAGTATCACCATCTCCTGGAGAAAACCTGAAACTGCACCGCTGCCCGCTGAGTATGTGCTGGAGTGGTACCCAGAGGGACGCAAACTGGACGAGCTCAGATGGGTCCGACTGGGCAAGAACGAAAGCCACGCTGTcatttcag GCATAAGGCCGTTTGAGTGCTATGAGGGAGCGGTCTATGTGCTCTATAACGAGAGCTCGGTCAGTCACACCACATTTAAAGGTGTCTCCACACTGGAGTCAG TTCCAGAAGTCGGTCCGCTGGTTGAAGAGGAGGTGGacagaaacaaagtgagaatTACCTGGAGAGAGGTCCCTAGAGGTCAACGCATGGGCTGCATCACACATTATACCATCTATCTAGAGAACGGCAGTGGACAACCGACGCTTT acTCTGTACCTGCAACGGAGAGGATGCATGTGATCAACGACCTGCCTCCAGCTGTCTACAGTGTGTGGATGAGTGCCTCCACTGCCCGAGGAGAGGGCCGAGCTGGGCAGAAGGTCAAATTCTTCATCAAGC AGGAGACTCAACTATTCCTCCTGCTGGTGTGTATATTCGTCTTCCTGGTTGCGCTCTTCCTCGTGTGTTTGTGCCAGAGCTCGGCGGTAAAGCAGAG GTTCTGGGAGTTATTCCAGTGCCTGATGCTCGATGTTGTGCCAGATCCTGCAAACAGCAAGTGGGCAAGAGAGTGTACCCAAGAGAAG GGTAAGATGGACTTGCAGCTCCAGCTGAGTAACTCCACCGTAaccgaggaggaagaagagcccATTCTGGTGGACGTGGAGGAGCTGCCCAAGCAGGACACCTGCACGCCCACAAACGCCTCCTCCCcgcagctccctcctcctcagaccAGCTTGAGCCCTGAGACGACCACACTGCTGTACCCCGTGACCACCTACATCAAGAGCTTCTCCCACGACTCGGACAGCTCCGACCACACGCAGACCTCCCTGGACACCAACACGACGGTCGACTACATCTCATCGCACGGCCTGGAAAACACGGACGTGgaggatcaggaggaggaggaggacgagttCACAGACAGCCACTTCTTACCCACTCACGGCATCTTCATGGAGCCGCTGCAGTTTGGAGGGAAGCTGACCCTGGACACAGTCAAAATCGACTGCAGTGACTTCTTTCAGAACGGGTAG
- the il12rb2 gene encoding interleukin-12 receptor subunit beta-2 isoform X2, with amino-acid sequence MATMFQSWSVFLALTLLAVQLGNGEKSCVIWSSAGPVVQRGSTFTVYCTFNCRCKGSMYSDHPPKLQKHREINSTTIDLNVVNITMNRTYSCECDCHPAQDPCGLDISAGYPPDRPRNISCIYKIRKNDSGDVVCTWDKGQDTYLWNTSVLLLRAVSGNHTKLYKEYSKGPGLLSSSLTLSRSVQLISVWVQVRNPLGSVESSITNYTLSNIAMPPAPVLGQVKCSSRVCVVHVEQSVKTQHLEIQYRAEHQTWTTYADAHVQMNSSQAWPISTLEPYKLYHFRARSKFSVGLWSEWSTNISSWTEEEAPAKELDVWFAESTSDFKSMRVYWKEAGISISRGRIIEYKINVSGPNLNITTNTSADVRSYTVPVHFSGSCDVTVWARNSKGLSPPARITTRRTKAEPPQDVQAASGNHSITISWRKPETAPLPAEYVLEWYPEGRKLDELRWVRLGKNESHAVISGIRPFECYEGAVYVLYNESSVSHTTFKGVSTLESVPEVGPLVEEEVDRNKVRITWREVPRGQRMGCITHYTIYLENGSGQPTLYSVPATERMHVINDLPPAVYSVWMSASTARGEGRAGQKVKFFIKQETQLFLLLVCIFVFLVALFLVCLCQSSAVKQRFWELFQCLMLDVVPDPANSKWARECTQEKGKMDLQLQLSNSTVTEEEEEPILVDVEELPKQDTCTPTNASSPQLPPPQTSLSPETTTLLYPVTTYIKSFSHDSDSSDHTQTSLDTNTTVDYISSHGLENTDVEDQEEEEDEFTDSHFLPTHGIFMEPLQFGGKLTLDTVKIDCSDFFQNG; translated from the exons ATGGCGACAATGTTCCAGTCATGGTCCGTTTTCCTCGCTCTTACTCTGCTGGCTGTGCAACTCGGCAATG GTGAGAAATCCTGTGTCATCTGGTCCAGTGCTGGACCTGTGGTGCAGCGAGGTTCCACTTTCACGGTGTACTGCACCTTCAACTGCAGGTGCAAGGGTTCCATGTACAGCGACCACCCTCCCAAactacagaaacacagagaaattaACTCTACAACTATAGATTTGAATGTGGTGAACATAACCATGAACAGGACGTACAGCTGTGAGTGTGACTGTCATCCTGCACAAGACCCCTGTGGACTGGACATCTCAGCTGGAT ACCCACCAGATCGCCCTCGAAACATTTCGTGCATCTACAAAATCAGAAAGAATGATAGCGGAGATGTGGTCTGCACATGGGACAAAGGACAGGACACTTATCTCTGGAATACTTCGGTGCTACT GCTGAGAGCTGTGTCTGGAAACCACACCAAGTTGTACAAAGAGTACAGTAAGGGACCTGGGTTGCTGTCATCTAGTTTGACTTTGTCCAGATCTGTCCAACTTATCTCAGTGTGGGTTCAAGTCCGAAATCCACTGGGCTCTGTGGAGTCCTCCATCACCAACTACACTCTCAGCAACATTG CGATGCCTCCAGCTCCTGTTCTTGGCCAGGTCAAGTGCTCTTCCCGGGTGTGCGTTGTCCACGTGGAGCAGTCGGTGAAGACTCAGCACCTGGAGATCCAATACAGAGCTGAACATCAGACTTGGACCACTTATGCAGATGCA CATGTGCAAATGAATTCATCCCAGGCTTGGCCCATCTCCACCCTGGAGCCCTACAAGTTGTACCATTTCAGAGCCAGGTCCAAATTCAGTGTTGGCCTGTGGAGTGAGTGGAGCACAAACATTTCCAGTTGGACTGAAGAGGAGG CTCCGGCCAAAGAGCTGGACGTGTGGTTCGCTGAGTCTACGTCCGACTTTAAATCCATGAGAGTTTACTGGAAG GAGGCGGGCATTTCGATCTCTAGAGGGAGGATCATAGAGTATAAAATCAACGTCTCCGGTCCAAACCTGAACATCACCACCAACACTAGTGCTGATGTCAGGAGTTATACAGTCCCCGTCCACTTCTCTGGCAGCTGTGACGTGACAGTGTGGGCCCGCAACTCCAAAGGCCTTTCCCCTCCTGCCAGGATAACAACCCGTCGCacaaaag CCGAACCCCCACAGGATGTGCAAGCAGCGTCAGGCAACCACAGTATCACCATCTCCTGGAGAAAACCTGAAACTGCACCGCTGCCCGCTGAGTATGTGCTGGAGTGGTACCCAGAGGGACGCAAACTGGACGAGCTCAGATGGGTCCGACTGGGCAAGAACGAAAGCCACGCTGTcatttcag GCATAAGGCCGTTTGAGTGCTATGAGGGAGCGGTCTATGTGCTCTATAACGAGAGCTCGGTCAGTCACACCACATTTAAAGGTGTCTCCACACTGGAGTCAG TTCCAGAAGTCGGTCCGCTGGTTGAAGAGGAGGTGGacagaaacaaagtgagaatTACCTGGAGAGAGGTCCCTAGAGGTCAACGCATGGGCTGCATCACACATTATACCATCTATCTAGAGAACGGCAGTGGACAACCGACGCTTT acTCTGTACCTGCAACGGAGAGGATGCATGTGATCAACGACCTGCCTCCAGCTGTCTACAGTGTGTGGATGAGTGCCTCCACTGCCCGAGGAGAGGGCCGAGCTGGGCAGAAGGTCAAATTCTTCATCAAGC AGGAGACTCAACTATTCCTCCTGCTGGTGTGTATATTCGTCTTCCTGGTTGCGCTCTTCCTCGTGTGTTTGTGCCAGAGCTCGGCGGTAAAGCAGAG GTTCTGGGAGTTATTCCAGTGCCTGATGCTCGATGTTGTGCCAGATCCTGCAAACAGCAAGTGGGCAAGAGAGTGTACCCAAGAGAAG GGTAAGATGGACTTGCAGCTCCAGCTGAGTAACTCCACCGTAaccgaggaggaagaagagcccATTCTGGTGGACGTGGAGGAGCTGCCCAAGCAGGACACCTGCACGCCCACAAACGCCTCCTCCCcgcagctccctcctcctcagaccAGCTTGAGCCCTGAGACGACCACACTGCTGTACCCCGTGACCACCTACATCAAGAGCTTCTCCCACGACTCGGACAGCTCCGACCACACGCAGACCTCCCTGGACACCAACACGACGGTCGACTACATCTCATCGCACGGCCTGGAAAACACGGACGTGgaggatcaggaggaggaggaggacgagttCACAGACAGCCACTTCTTACCCACTCACGGCATCTTCATGGAGCCGCTGCAGTTTGGAGGGAAGCTGACCCTGGACACAGTCAAAATCGACTGCAGTGACTTCTTTCAGAACGGGTAG